A part of Solicola gregarius genomic DNA contains:
- a CDS encoding ACT domain-containing protein — protein MVNLDLTVLDGEFAVCRLPRSSSLPLPAGDVGPFWSVTVTGDEVSVVCRPEQAPGGAVVESGWGALKVEGPLEFELVGILANLSGVLAEAKVSVFAVSTYDTDYLLTQDLDGAIEALSVAGHRIAR, from the coding sequence ATGGTGAATCTGGATCTGACGGTTCTCGACGGTGAGTTCGCGGTGTGCCGGCTTCCCAGATCATCGTCGTTGCCCTTGCCAGCAGGCGATGTGGGCCCATTCTGGTCCGTGACCGTGACCGGCGACGAGGTGTCGGTCGTGTGTCGCCCCGAGCAGGCGCCCGGGGGTGCGGTCGTCGAAAGCGGCTGGGGAGCCCTCAAGGTGGAAGGGCCGCTGGAGTTCGAGCTCGTCGGCATCTTGGCGAACCTCTCCGGCGTACTCGCCGAGGCGAAGGTGTCGGTGTTCGCGGTCTCCACGTATGACACCGACTATCTGCTCACCCAAGATCTCGACGGCGCGATCGAGGCGTTGTCCGTTGCCGGTCATCGGATTGCGAGGTAG
- a CDS encoding aminotransferase class I/II-fold pyridoxal phosphate-dependent enzyme has translation MFQRFELENWQSAYEQTVRFNLADSTLEPVRLGELLDDPGDLDELLGTALYYPEVNGERALREVIAGLYPDVGADDVLVTVGASEANAAVVDVLCGPGDDVIVMQPGYQQVWGLATNNGCNVREFPLDPDDGWRPDLDALESLAGTTTKLIYVCNPNNPSGYVLTEEEIARIVAIAERYGAWILADEVYQGSERAARKHAATFVGRYDKVIGVNSMSKTYGLSGLRIGWAIARPDMIEQLWRRHEYAVIATGRIDNALARLALSEPRRGGLLKRNREAMNRGWDVLRAWAADNADVVTVHEPEATGLAFVRYHLELSSVEVGHAIREGASVLVCPGVFFGIEGHLRINFGFGVDYVRAALAATTPVLQGLAGR, from the coding sequence ATGTTCCAACGATTCGAGCTGGAGAACTGGCAGTCCGCGTACGAGCAGACTGTGCGGTTCAACCTGGCCGACAGCACACTCGAGCCGGTCCGCCTCGGCGAGCTGCTCGATGATCCGGGCGATCTCGACGAGCTGCTCGGGACGGCGTTGTACTACCCGGAGGTCAACGGCGAGCGGGCGCTGCGCGAGGTGATCGCAGGACTGTATCCGGATGTGGGTGCCGACGACGTGCTGGTGACGGTCGGTGCGTCGGAGGCCAATGCGGCGGTCGTCGATGTGTTGTGTGGCCCCGGCGACGACGTGATCGTGATGCAGCCCGGATACCAACAGGTGTGGGGACTTGCGACCAACAACGGGTGCAACGTACGCGAGTTTCCGCTCGATCCCGACGACGGGTGGAGGCCCGACCTCGATGCGCTCGAGTCGCTCGCGGGTACGACGACGAAGCTGATCTACGTCTGCAACCCGAACAACCCGTCCGGCTACGTGCTGACCGAGGAGGAGATCGCCCGGATCGTCGCGATCGCCGAGCGGTACGGAGCTTGGATCCTCGCGGACGAGGTCTATCAGGGCAGCGAGCGTGCAGCGCGCAAGCATGCCGCGACGTTCGTCGGCCGCTACGACAAGGTGATCGGCGTCAACAGCATGTCGAAGACGTACGGTCTTTCCGGTCTCCGGATCGGCTGGGCGATCGCGCGTCCGGACATGATCGAGCAGCTGTGGCGTCGACACGAGTACGCGGTGATCGCTACCGGGCGGATCGACAACGCACTGGCTCGGCTGGCACTGTCGGAGCCGCGCCGGGGCGGCCTGCTGAAGCGGAACCGAGAGGCGATGAACCGTGGGTGGGACGTCCTGCGGGCATGGGCCGCGGACAACGCCGACGTTGTCACCGTGCACGAACCGGAGGCGACCGGGCTGGCATTCGTGCGCTACCACCTCGAGCTGTCGTCGGTCGAGGTCGGCCACGCGATCCGCGAGGGGGCGAGCGTGCTCGTCTGCCCGGGCGTGTTCTTCGGCATCGAGGGCCACCTGCGGATCAACTTCGGCTTCGGCGTCGACTACGTACGTGCCGCGCTGGCGGCGACGACGCCTGTACTGCAAGGGCTTGCCGGACGCTGA